One stretch of Armigeres subalbatus isolate Guangzhou_Male chromosome 2, GZ_Asu_2, whole genome shotgun sequence DNA includes these proteins:
- the LOC134212496 gene encoding lysosome-associated membrane glycoprotein 1-like produces MKAPLSFALLLMAGLTICWAQNEPINPVVPETTTTEPPPTTSTSTTTTTSTSTSTTTTTEPPKTTTTTVAPTTTTAPSTTTAAPPKPTPFPEPEVGTWIYTNKTNNQTCVLTQMALQLNVTYLDTDDKPVTSLYNVPKNAVVNNGSCADSVQYIELVWNLQNRLTVNFSRNATQHEFTLSGLNFVLVLSADQFPNAKENQTLTLANNQTLFKTPTDMSYHCNRPQKLNLTASDNSTSTVTVSKLQFEAFHKKQNGKFSIAKDCDAIDTPDIVPIAVGCALILLIVIVLIAYLAGRRNTRSRGYVSM; encoded by the exons ATGAAGGCCCCGCTGAGTTTTGCACTGCTGCTGATGGCCGGATTGACGATCTGCTGGG CGCAAAATGAACCCATCAATCCAGTCGTCCCCGAAACAACAACGACCGAGCCCCCTCCAACAACATCAACATCTACAACGACTACTACTAGCACATCAACTTCTACAACAACTACAACTGAGCCACCAAAGACAACGACGACTACTGTGGCACCGACAACTACTACTGCGCCTTCTACAACAACAGCTGCGCCACCAAAGCCAACCCCTTTTCCGGAGCCGGAAGTAGGCACCTGGATCTACACCAACAAAACCAACAACCAGACCTGCGTGCTAACGCAGATGGCCCTGCAGCTCAACGTGACCTATCTGGACACTG ATGACAAGCCAGTCACCAGTCTGTACAATGTGCCGAAAAATGCTGTCGTCAACAACGGATCCTGTGCCGACAGTGTCCAATACATTGAGCTCGTTTGGAACTTGCAGAACCGCCTAACTGTCAACTTCTCGCGCAACGCCACCCAGCACGAATTTACCCTATCTGGACTGAACTTTGTCCTGGTCCTGTCCGCAGATCAGTTCCCGAACGCTAAGG AAAATCAAACGCTCACCTTGGCCAACAATCAGACCTTGTTCAAGACCCCGACGGACATGTCCTACCACTGCAATCGTCCCCAGAAGCTGAACTTGACCGCAAGTGATAACTCCACTTCCACTGTGACCGTTTCCAAGCTGCAGTTCGAAGCATTCCACAAAAAGCAGAACGGCAAGTTCTCGATTGCCAAGGATTGCGACGCCATCGACACCCCGGACATCGTCCCGATCGCGGTCGGGTGTGCGCTGATTCTGCTGATCGTAATCGTTCTGATCGCCTATCTGGCTGGGCGTCGCAACACCCGATCCCGGGGATACGTGAGCATGTAA